A genomic region of Colletotrichum destructivum chromosome 1, complete sequence contains the following coding sequences:
- a CDS encoding Putative small GTP-binding protein, which produces MDGSGGAPKPSSSVKLVLLGEAAVGKSSLVLRFVNNDFQENKEPTIGAAFLTQKCNLPTRTIKFEIWDTAGQERFASLAPMYYRNAQAALVVYDLTKPTSLIKAKHWVAELQRQASPGIVIALVGNKLDLTNDAESGSAGDNEEADGEDSGDARKISTEEAKTYAEEESLLFFETSAKTGHNVTEVFTAIANAIPETSLKSARGPGASHAVSRGADEQQRVSLTGSRDAAKEGCAC; this is translated from the exons ATGGATGGATCCGGCGGTGCCCCGAAgccgagcagcagcgtcaAGCTGGTCTTGCTTGGTGAAGCTGCCGTAGGAAAG TCGTCGCTTGTTCTGCGCTTCGTCAACAACGATTTCCAAGAAAACAAGGAGCCAACTATTGGAG CTGCTTTCCTGACGCAAAAGTGCAATCTGCCCACCCGAACGATCAAGTTTGAGATCTGGGATACCGCCGGCCAGGAGCGTTTCGCCTCGCTGGCGCCCATGTACTACCGCAACGCTCaagccgccctcgtcgtctacGACCtcacgaagccgacgtcactcatcaaggccaagcacTGGGTCGCCGAGCTCCAACGACAAGCCTCGCCTGGTatcgtcatcgccctcgtcggcaacaagctcgaTCTGACAAACGACGCCGAGTCCGGGTCTGCCGGTGACAACGAGGAGGCGGACGGGGAGGACTCCGGCGACGCCCGCAAGATCTCCACAGAGGAGGCCAAGACGtatgccgaggaggagagcctgctcttcttcgagacGAGTGCCAAGACGGGCCACAACGTCACGGAGGTCTTCACGGCgatcgccaacgccatcccAGAGACGTCTCTGAAGAGCGCACGAGGCCCGGGCGCATCGCACGCCGTGAGTCGGGGCGCAGACGAACAGCAGCGAGTCAGCCTGACGGGCTCTAGAGACGCGGCGAAGGAGGGATGCGCTTGCTGA
- a CDS encoding Putative KRR1 interacting protein produces MAPESKKEKAPKRVNLLDDSDSDEEDGGADIATPQLKVNEEYAKRFEHNKKREELQRLEEKYKKTGKGNNDDDDSDADSSSSDETEDEEGFLATEDLDAQISATLSAIKNKDPRVLDKNFSFFQEAAAAEATPSKKKEKPLFLKDYHREKILAGGVGASDDEDEDGPPPPQTYNQEQDALKKSIVSEINKAAESDNEDDFVQRKPGQEVVQPVDLGDEGIHPARAANVNPYKKKTKKQITEEDIANAEKDPELFLSNFMAARAWTEGGEHNWKAFESDEGEGDEGELYDKFEEAYNLRFEDPDKANQALKTYSREIVSARSVRKEAASSRKKQREAERERKEAEKQQRKDEKARLRKLKLEEAEEKLKKIKHAAGVSGKELKDEEWLRFLNDAWDDDKWEDEMKRRFGEDYYAVAEGAGSDSEEDADAEDGDDDKKRKKKKKPKKPTWDDDIDIKDIIPDFKDVTEHPQITLSDDETAAAAAAAAAAEEQEEDDDDEDEDGRPSKKRRTTKDLKKERLDAKKAAKAERAKLEALVDAKMDLDIPASSSSRNAGGDGEVPAFRYRETSPQAFGMTARDILLAPSDAALNSFAGLKKLATFRDEDKKRKDKKRLGKKARLRQWRREHFGQEYERTGPTFGLDEVEVKEKKSRKRGKRAAGGGGGDGGERAEENIEDGGAALDGESKKRKRSRGKKKADGVAEE; encoded by the exons ATGGCGCCCGAGtcaaagaaagaaaaggcgCCGAAACGGGTCAACCTTTTGGACGACAGCGACtcagacgaggaggatggaggggcaGACATCGCGACGCCGCAGCTGAAGGTTAACGAGGAGTACGCGAAGCGCTTCGAGCACAACAAGAAGCGCGAGGAACTACAAAGAT TGGAGGAAAAGTACAAGAAAACCGGCAAAGGtaacaacgacgacgacgactcaGACGCCGACTCGTCTTCATCGGACGAgaccgaggacgaagaggggTTCCTCGCGACGGAGGACCTAGACGCCCAAATCTCGGCCACGCTCAGCGCGATCAAGAACAAGGACCCGAGGGTGCTCGACAAGAacttttccttcttccaggaagccgccgctgccgaggcgACGccctccaagaagaaggagaagcctCTGTTCCTCAAGGACTACCACCGCGAAAAGATTCTGGCCGGAGGCGTCGGAgcctcggacgacgaggacgaagacggcccgccgccgccgcagacaTACAACCAGGAGCAGGACGCCCTCAAGAAGTCCATTGTCTCGGAgatcaacaaggccgccgagtcGGACAACGAGGATGACTTTGTTCAGCGGAAGCCGGGACAGGAAGTCGTGCAGCCGgtggacctcggcgacgagggcatcCACCCGGCGCGCGCGGCCAACGTCAACCCgtacaagaagaagaccaagaagcagatcaccgaggaggacatcgCCAATGCCGAAAAGGACCCGGAGCTCTTCCTATCCAACTTTATGGCGGCGCGCGCTTGGACCGAGGGCGGAGAGCACAACTGGAAGGCGTTCGAGTcagacgagggcgagggcgacgagggcgagctATACGACAAGTTCGAGGAGGCCTACAACCTCCGCTTCGAGGACCCGGACAAGGCCAACCAGGCCCTGAAGACGTACTCGCGTGAGATTGTCAGCGCGCGGTCGGTCCGCAAGGAGGCGGCCAGCTCGCGCAAGAAGCAGCGCGAAGCCGAGCGGGAGCGCAAGGAGGCggagaagcagcagcgcAAGGATGAGAAGGCGCGCCTGCGCAAGctcaagctcgaggaggccgaggagaagctcaagaagaTCAAGCACGCGGCGGGCGTGAGCGGCAAAGagctcaaggacgaggagtgGCTGCGCTTCCTCAACGACGCGTGGGATGACGACAAGTGGGAGGACGAGATGAAGCGCCGGTTCGGCGAGGACTACTACGCCGTGGCCGAAggcgccggctccgactCGGAAGAGGATGCGGAcgcggaggacggcgacgacgacaagaagcggaagaagaagaagaagcccaagaagcccacatgggacgacgacatcgacatcaaggacatcatCCCCGACTTTAAGGACGTTACGGAACACCCGCAAATCACCCTCTCGGACGACGAAacagcagctgcagcagcagccgccgccgccgcggaagagcaagaagaagacgacgacgacgaagatgaagatggacGCCCATCCAAGAAGCGCAGGACGACAAAGGACCTCAAGAAGGAACGCCTGGACGCCAaaaaggccgccaaggcggAGCGcgccaagctcgaggccctcgtGGACGCCAAGATGGACCTCGACATCcccgcgtcctcgtcgtccaggaacgccggcggcgatggcgaggtgCCGGCCTTCCGGTACCGCGAGACGTCGCCCCAGGCCTTCGGCATGACGGCGCGCGACATCCTGCTAGCGCCCTCGGACGCGGCGCTCAACAGCTTCGCCGgcctcaagaagctcgcGACGTtccgcgacgaggacaagaagcgcaaggacaagaagcgcctcggcaagaaggcccgcctccgccagtGGCGCCGGGAGCACTTTGGCCAGGAGTACGAGCGCACGGGGCCGACCtttggcctcgacgaggtcgaggtcaaggagaagaagagccgGAAGCGGGGGAAGcgcgcggccggcggcggcggtggcgacggtggcgagagggccgaggagaacatcgaggacggcggcgccgcgctggacggcgagagcaagaagcgcaagaggtcgagggggaagaagaaggccgatggcgtcgccgaggagtga
- a CDS encoding uncharacterized protein (Putative zn(2)Cys(6) fungal-type DNA-binding domain, transcription factor domain, fungi), translating to MSSSSLQQLQAQQLRAVSLDHSQHGLDSPGAQSHITTSSASHHAFSSGTPNDGMRSNSAAQSLVDATHFADDFPFPPPELHDQNAMMFFGEPDHPSDMFSTSHRPSVSSLGGRQDSITVMPVPFAGAMDQRRHSIIASDDGSQDSGHAEHNPLEDAGADEFGLATQIAGNGSDVGGKASKDDKTDDTPAWSELKTKAGKERKRLPLACIACRRKKIRCSGEKPACKHCLRSRIPCVYKVTTRKAAPRTDYMAMLDKRLKRMEERIIKIVPKNEHDSNAASLTRAVVKPAIPGTLPAAKAGPKKRAADEAFGQDLDHWAKAPAKTMLDTSNKPTSLQAQEAEDNKLFLEGLDALPSKEIQEHLAEVFFENIYGQAYHLLHKPSYMRKLRAGTLPPVLILSVCAVAARFSSHPKLITSSPNFLRGEEWASHARDICTRRYEWPNITILTCLLILGLHEFGTCHGGRSWALAGQAIRMAFALQLHKDLDHDPLNRSGPSQLSFIDREIRRRTMWACFLMDRFNSSGTERPTFVREETIEIPLPIKEKYFQLDMPAPTETLKGKVPHPVSVDDGQMADAKDNMGVAAHMIKTIALWGKIINYLNQGGKELDPHPIWSPDSEYTTLLQEAEKLLDELPECLQYSSENLALHDTEKMANQFLFLHIATQQNILFLNRVAVATPNSPAAQGVPRDFVAKAGDKTFAAANRISEILKDAESHMVTAPFVGYCAFSSGTIHVLGIFSGNPAVEAASKRNLATNVKFLSKMKRYWGMFHYMTENLRDQYRTYADAARQGSATKEASTASPIFQYGDWFDRYPHGVSQSDFTDPATLKKKEKGDDAVLEQKPELHTVEEYFTNLSPPRGTESHPSRPNPSKRKAFAGKKLSTAGMRPDGGHAEPPSTTENIAVTAQEQLSARMQHQRGMQGSLGGQTSGPTSFNPLTASHSQGSNYHALSPISPIAVSQFGHHHPDTSAFYTPDMLNMSLNQQNGILQPLDRQLVFGGYSMEQGNMSHFDGIDWDGMPSNAHGAHSLPGARSRSHRGGNLNGMGGPGHGHPDNNGGSSSSMSGFGGQEASTAWFMPFNMEPPEIGQDMGMGLDGFGNMFGNGLHHGAR from the exons ATGTCATCTAGTAGTCTGCAGCAGCTCCAAGCCCAACAACTCAGAGCTGTCAGTCTCGACCACTCGCAGCACGGTCTGGACTCGCCCGGCGCTCAATCTCATATAACcacttcctcggcctcccaCCACGCATTTTCCTCCGGAACTCCCAATGACGGCATGCGCTCCAACAGCGCCGCCCAGAGTCTCGTCGACGCTACTCACTTTGCCGACGACTTTCCCTTCCCGCCTCCCGAACTCCACGACCAGAATGCAATGATGTTCTTCGGCGAGCCGGACCACCCTTCCGACATGTTTTCTACCTCGCACCGTCCCTCGGTCTCCTCCTTGGGTGGCCGCCAGGACTCCATAACCGTCATGCCCGTCCCCTTCGCGGGCGCAATGGACCAGCGACGCCATAGCATAATTGCCTCGGACGACGGTAGCCAGGACAGCGGTCATGCCGAGCACAATCCcctcgaggatgccggcgccgacgagttTGGCTTAGCCACCCAGATCGCCGGCAACGGCTCCGACGTGGGAGGAAAGGCCagcaaggacgacaagacggaCGACACGCCTGCATGGAGTGAGCTGAAGACCAAGGCTGGCAAGGAACGAAAGCGGCTTCCGTTGGCATGTATCGCATGCCGCCGCAAGAAGATCCGATGCTCGGGTGAAAAGCCAGCCTGCAAACACTGCCTGCGCTCCCGGATCCCCTGCGTGTACAAGGTCACAACGAGGAAGGCCGCGCCCAGGACCGACTACATGGCCATGTTGGACAAGCGTCTCAAGCGTATGGAGGAGCGTATCATCAAGATCGTCCCTAAAAACGAACACGACTCGAACGCTGCCTCGCTGACCCGCGCCGTTGTCAAACCGGCAATTCCGGGCACCCTCCCCGCGGCCAAGGCCGGTCCCAAGAAAcgagccgccgacgaagcctTCGGCCAGGACCTCGACCACTGGGCCAAGGCCCCGGCCAAGACCATGCTCGACACATCCAACAAGCCCACATCACTCCAGGCGCAGGAAGCGGAGGACAACAAGCTGTTTCTCGAGGGACTCGATGCACTGCCGTCCAAAGAGATCCAGGAACATCTAGCCGAGGTCTTTTTCGAAAACATCTACGGCCAAGCCTACCACTTGCTTCACAAACCGAGTTATATGAGAAAGCTCAG AGCCGGCACACTGCCACCCGTTCTCATCTTGTCTGTTTGCGCCGTTGCAGCCCGCTTCTCCAGCCATCCCAAGCTCATCACCTCGTCACCCAATTTCCTACGCGGCGAAGAGTGGGCATCGCATGCCAGAGACATTTGCACCAGGCGATACGAGTGGCCCAACATCACGATACTGACATGCCTCTTGATTCTTGGCCTGCACGAGTTTGGTACCTGCCACGGAGGGCGCAGTTGGGCCCTGGCGGGGCAGGCAATCCGCATGGCGTTCGCCCTGCAACTCCACAAGGACTTGGACCACGACCCCCTCAACCGTAGCGGGCCCTCGCAGCTGAGCTTCATCGACCGGGAAATCCGACGACGGACGATGTGGGCCTGCTTTCTCATGGACCGGTTCAACTCCTCGGGCACCGAACGGCCAACGTTCGTGAGGGAGGAGACCATCGAGATACCGCTACCAATCAAGGAGAAGTATTTTCAACTGGacatgccggcgccgacggaaACCCTCAAGGGCAAAGTCCCCCATCCGGTGTCGGTAGACGACGGCCAAATGGCCGATGCCAAAGACAACATGGGCGTTGCCGCCCACATGATCAAGACCATCGCCCTCTGGGGCAAGATCATCAACTACCTGAACCAAGGAGGAAAGGAGCTCGACCCGCATCCCATCTGGAGTCCGGATTCCGAGTACACCACGCTGCTTCAAGAGGCGGAAAAGCTGCTGGACGAACTCCCCGAGTGCCTGCAATACTCGTCCGAGAACCTGGCACTCCATGACACGGAAAAGATGGCCAACCAgtttctcttcctccacaTCGCGACACAGCAAAACATCTTGTTCCTCAACCGTGTCGCCGTGGCAACACCAAACAGCCCCGCGGCCCAAGGGGTTCCCAGGGACTTtgtcgccaaggccggcgacaagACGTTCGCGGCGGCTAACCGCATCTCCGAGATCCTCAAAGATGCCGAGTCGCACATGGTCACTGCCCCCTTTGTTGGATACTGCGCGTTCTCTTCAGGAACCATCCACGTTCTCGGCATCTTTTCCGGCAACCCTGCCGTGGAGGCGGCCTCGAAGAGAAACCTGGCAACCAACGTCAAGTTTCTCTCCAAGATGAAGAGGTACTGGGGCATGTTCCACTACATGACGGAAAACCTTCGTGACCAATACCGGACAtacgccgatgccgccagACAGGGATCCGCGACCAAGgaggcctcgacggcctctcCCATTTTCCAGTACGGCGACTGGTTCGACCGATACCCCCATGGCGTTTCGCAATCCGACTTCACGGACCCGGCTacgctgaagaagaaggagaagggcgacgacgccgtcctggAGCAGAAGCCCGAGCTGCATACCGTCGAGGAGTACTTTACCAACCTGTCGCCGCCTCGCGGCACAGAGAGCCACCCTTCGAGGCCGAACCCGTCCAAGCGCAAGGCCTTTGCCGGAAAGAAGTTGAGCACCGCCGGTATGAGACCGGACGGAGGCCACGCGGAAccgccctccaccaccgAGAACATCGCCGTCACGGCACAAGAGCAGCTGAGTGCCCGCATGCAGCACCAGAGAGGCATGCAAGgctccctcggcggccagacCAGCGGCCCAACCAGCTTCAACCCCCTCACCGCATCTCACTCACAGGGATCCAACTACCACGCCCTCTCGCCCATTAGTCCCATCGCCGTCAGCCAGTTCGGACACCACCACCCGGACACGTCGGCCTTTTACACCCCCGACATGCTCAACATGTCGCTGAACCAGCAGAACGGGATTTTGCAGCCCCTCGACCGGCAGCTCGTTTTCGGCGGCTATTCGATGGAGCAGGGGAACATGAGTCATTTCGACGGCATCGACTGGGACGGCATGCCCTCGAATGCCCACGGCGCTCACAGCCTACCGGGGGCGCGTTCGCGTTCCCAccgcggcggcaacctcAATGGCATGGGCGGGCCCGGCCACGGACACCCAGACAACAatggcggcagcagcagcagcatgtcAGGGTTTGGAGGCCAAGAGGCGTCGACTGCGTGGTTCATGCCCTTCAACATGGAGCCGCCCGAGATCGGCCAAGACATGGGTATGGGCCTGGACGGGTTCGGCAACATGTTTGGCAACGGCTTACACCACGGGGCGCGCTGA